Proteins encoded by one window of Crassostrea angulata isolate pt1a10 chromosome 9, ASM2561291v2, whole genome shotgun sequence:
- the LOC128163044 gene encoding uncharacterized protein LOC128163044, whose translation MDTILFQVLLLIFVTETLCVFNHKVVSACKKHEKVCKFEFDVQYKFTMVYTDDNGLSTPVVIRNGTIMKRNWSKNEEMALTPKELEQTLTVDGVYKLLFTINGEFPGPPIIVYEGQTIEVLVRNHLSNEVFTIHWHGMHQKHTPWMDGASMISQCPIGPGQRFLYRFKAEPVGTHWYHSHQGSMRWDGLAGPLIVLPRQERTDLPRVEDDFIIVIQEWNRNKSSLENHEIHAWNMHLYADDFNCTGSCYVMTHTTDGTNMGVDPVHSGLINGKGHYYPDETEKPLDPELPLETFKVKPDKHYRFRIINVAMFVSFRFSIDEHLLHVIATDGHDVEPETAQSIVISSGERYDVLVQTKQHSMKNYFIRLGDLEVKNRQDDSIFPKVAKAVLKYQDAPDELPKTRRQNCTKENMCKVINCPNKSYPEAANVECLPISDLRSTQEIIDSHPVPVSLKGGTIREDFLNFHFTTSTPEVEHPSYKATINGHAFTTPTCPPQSTYKQQANACINDCSRYDCTKRLCNCTFMLNYDNMLIGSAVQLVLLNRDGIHGSTDHPIHIHGHSFHVLKIAYPELDRTTGLVTNFSRDIECKTETCLKPRWSNEEWAGGNLPDLNLRNPPLKDTVMVPRGGYVVLRFYLDNPGFWYLHCHMDAHLTEGMALIIKEGERSLHPKPPKGFPSCGDFTWTINESLGVTNDVLASLGSKRNSTTNDDIKKRSKTKIKTTLETAIFLIVVFGTVALVLCLIKSIKSKHVKEKNELEDPYCLLRQDKEFNSKLYNSFEIH comes from the exons ATGGATACAATACTGTTTCAAgtacttttattaatatttgtaaCTGAAACTCTATGTGTATTTAATCACAAAGTAGTTTCAGCGTGCAAAAAACACGAAAAGGTTTGTAAATTCGAATTTGACGTTCAATACAAGTTTACTATGGTTTACACAGATGACAACGGACTCTCGACCCCTGTTGTAATTCGAAATGGGACGATCATGAAAAGAAATTGGTCTAAAAATGAGGAAATGGCACTGACTCCGAAAG AACTTGAGCAAACACTGACGGTGGATGGGGTCTACAAACTTCTCTTCACCATCAATGGAGAATTTCCGGGCCCACCTATTATTGTATATGAAGGTCAAACG atagagGTCCTGGTGAGGAACCACCTCTCTAACGAGGTTTTCACTATCCACTGGCACGGCATGCACCAGAAACATACGCCTTGGATGGACGGGGCTTCCATGATATCTCAATGTCCAATTGGACCGGGACAGAGATTTTTGTATAG ATTTAAGGCTGAACCAGTAGGGACTCACTGGTACCACTCCCACCAGGGGTCAATGAGGTGGGACGGGCTGGCGGGCCCCCTGATAGTCCTTCCACGCCAGGAACGGACGGATCTACCCAGGGTAGAGGACGATTTCATCATTGTTATACAGGAGTGGAACAGAAACAAATCTTCACTCGAGAATCATGAAATTCATGCATGGAACATGCATCT TTATGCTGACGACTTTAATTGTACCGGAAGCTGCTACGTTATGACACATACCACGGACGGAACCAACATGGGTGTGGACCCTGTACATTCCGGACTAATTAACGGAAAAG GTCACTATTACCCAGATGAAACAGAAAAACCTTTAGATCCTGAACTTCCTCTCGAAACATTCAAAGTGAAACCAGATAAGCACTATAGATTCCGGATCATTAATGTTGCCATGTTTGTGTCTTTCCGATTTTCTATCGACGAG CACCTATTGCATGTCATTGCAACTGATGGACATGACGTCGAGCCGGAAACTGCACAGTCAATCGTTATTTCTAGTGGAGAGAGATATGATGTCTTGGTTCAAACCAAGCAACACTCAATGAAAAACTACTTTATTCGACTAGGAGACTTGGAAGTCAAAAACAGACAGGAT GACTCTATATTCCCCAAGGTAGCCAAGGCCGTTCTTAAATATCAGGACGCTCCAGATGAACTTCCCAAGACACGTCGCCAAAACTGTACCAAAGAGAATATGTGTAAAGTCATAAACTGTCCAAATAA ATCATATCCAGAAGCTGCCAACGTTGAGTGTTTACCTATTTCTGATCTACGATCCACACAGGAAATCATCGATTCCCACCCCGTCCCCGTTTCTTTAAAGGGAGGAACTATACGAGAGGACTTTCTCAACTTTCATTTTACGACATCCACTCCTG AGGTGGAACATCCCTCGTATAAGGCGACGATTAATGGACATGCTTTTACCACACCCACATGTCCCCCTCAG TCAACATATAAACAGCAGGCAAACGCATGTATCAATGACTGTAGTCGATATGATTGTACCAAACGACTGTGCAATTGTACCTTTATGCTTAACTATGACAATATGCTGATTGGATCTGCTGTACAACTCGTCCTTTTGAATAGAG ATGGCATCCATGGGTCCACGGATCATCCAATTCATATCCACGGACACAGCTTTcatgttttgaaaattgcatatccTGAACTTGATCGCACAACAGGGTTAGTGACGAACTTTAGCAGAGACATTGAATGCAAAACCGAGACCTGTCTAAAACCAAGATGGAGTAATGAAGAGTGGGCCGGTGGAAACCTTCCTGACCTAAATTTGCGTAATCCCCCACTCAAAGACACGGTGATGGTGCCAAGGGGAGGCTATGTAGTGCTTAGATTTTATTTGGATAATCCGG GATTTTGGTATCTACATTGCCATATGGACGCACATCTTACGGAAGGTATGGCACTTATCATCAAAGAAGGGGAACGATCTCTTCACCCAAAACCTCCGAAAGGCTTTCCATCCTGCGGAGATTTTACATGGACAATAAATGAGTCTCTAGGGGTTACAAATGACGTTTTAGCAAGTTTGGGATCGAAACGAAACTCAACCACCAATGATG ATATCAAAAAAAGAAGCAAGACGAAGATTAAGACGACTTTAGAAACGGCTATTTTTCTCATTGTCGTCTTTGGAACAGTTGCTTTAGTGTTATGTTTAATCAAAAGTATTAAAAGTAAACATGTTAAAGAGAAGAATGAACTCGAAGATCCATATTGCTTGCTGAGACAGGACAAGGAATTTAATTCCAAGCTGTACaattcttttgaaatacatTAG